The Bernardetia sp. ABR2-2B DNA window TGGACAAGAACTCATCAATCAATCTCTTGCTATTATTCTCTTGCAGCCAACAAATGAGCGTTTTTTTGCGCCTGAATTTGGAGTGCGAATAGAAAAGCTAAGATATGAGCCAAACGATACTATTTTAGAAACGCTTTTAAAAGAGTTTATAGTAGATGCAGTAGAGTTTTGGGAAAAGCGAATCCGAATAAAAAACGTGCAGTTTGAAAAGCAAGAGCTTCCTCAAAATGCAATCAAGTGCATAATCAGCTATCAAATACTGGGCAGCAATGAAGAAGGGATTTATGTTTATCCTTTTTATCGTGAAATTAATATTTAAGGAAAATGGCAATAACTGATAAAGAAATTGAAGTAAAATGTAATATCCAATCACTACATTATCGAATTCTTGAAGCAATAGACTTTTTTTGCAAAGAGAAAAATAATGAAATCACATACGTTGAAATTGATGCAGCTTTGATAGAAGTTCTTTCTAAGAATCGTCAATATCAAATAAAAGGTTTAGTTAAGAAAAAGGAGCAAGAAGGAATTAATAAAGCGAAAGAATAATTATGAACTTAAAGAGCTGGTTGAAGAGGAGAGTCAGGAAAGTAATCATACTGAAAATAAATAAGTTTGATAATACAATCCAATATAGCTTATTAGTATTTCATAAAGTTATTTTCACTGTATCACAATCAAAAAGTAAATATTGGTTTCGTGTTTTTGGTGCAGGTATAAGGATAAAATCAAACAAAGAACCTTTACTTTTTTCTGAAAGAAATGGTTATAAAAAATTCTTGAGAATAGGAAAGTATAGAGTTTCAATGTTATAGATATTTTGATACGATAAAAAGACAGTTATAATAAAATGAGCAAGAAAAATAAATGGGTAGGTTATTCAGACAGAAGCCAAGAACAGACAGTAAATAGTGTTCTTGCAAAACTCCCTATAAAACTACCAAGTCATACCGACCACTCTGAAACAGATCCTTTACGAGCTATGCTTGATGTTTGGTCTGGCATTGCCGAAATGCTTGGGTATTATATCGATGAACAGGCAAGGGAGAGTTTCTTGGTAACGACTACCCGTTATAAAAATGTAGTCAAGTTTGCTAAGATGGTTGGTTACCGAATAAAAGGTGTTATTCCTGCTTCAGTAGAACTTCGTTTTTACTTTGAAAATCCATTGCCATCTGATGTACTTATTCCCATCGGAACAGAAGTACAAACGATAGATGAAATTATTTATACCACAACAGATAATCTTACTATTCTAGCAGGAGAAACAGAAGGCTTTATAGATGCTGTGCAGCAAATAGATTTTACAAATATTTCAGTCGGAACTTCGGACGGCACAACATCTCAAACATTCGAACTCATTGAAGAAATCGTAGATGGTTCT harbors:
- a CDS encoding GPW/gp25 family protein encodes the protein MSDKITGTGLAFPLQVDSAGRSIYVSGQELINQSLAIILLQPTNERFFAPEFGVRIEKLRYEPNDTILETLLKEFIVDAVEFWEKRIRIKNVQFEKQELPQNAIKCIISYQILGSNEEGIYVYPFYREINI